The DNA sequence TACTCTATGGTCCCGGAAAAGAGTATGAACCTAAGTTTGAAATACACGATGGCGCAGAATGTATCGTTGAAGATGAAAAAGATGGTTGGTACAGAGTGTATATGTACGTTGGCGTCAAACAGGACACGGAGTCAAAAGCAGGCATGGAAGAAAAGGCAAGTAAAGAACTCAGAAGAGGATGGTTGCAAAAAGGGAATGTGGATATTATCTAATGCCTTACGGTTCATTTTTCTTACATTTTCCTTCTTTCCCTTTTTCCGGTTTGTTTAAACTAGGAGGGTAAAATGAAGTTCTCTGGAGAATTGTTAATCACTGCATATATCATGTTCGTTACCGTGGTATTGGGTTTTATTATTCTCTGTATGATATTGGGGAGAAAGGGCTACAAAAAGACACTCTCTTCAAAGATAGATCATCATAAAAGCACGCCAGATAGTTAACGATAACTATAACCATTTGAATCGCTAAAAATTTTATCTTCAGCACTCCACATATATCATTTTACAAGGCTTCCAAAATGAGTCTATTCAGATCAATTAAGATAAAATTAATCATATTCTCTCTCTGTATTTCTCTCATACCTATAGCTATAATCACTACCCTATACTACTTCAAGGCTAAAGGTACTTTAAAGTATCAAATTCTCGAGGAACTGAAGATAATTGCAGAATCAAAGAGCCTTCATATTTCATCTTTTATGGAGACAAATAAGGTACGGATATCAGATTTTAGTACCGATGGATGTATAAGGGAAAAGCTTGAGCTTATTGTTCATGGAAAAGAGGCTTTCAGGCAGGAAACAGTAACTCGCTTAAATAAATACCTCATAAAGAATAAATTGCCGGTATACCGCCATTATCTTACTGCAATAGTCCTTGTGGATAAGTATGGCAAGGTTGTTTCGTCTACCAGCGAGGAATTAATTGGTATGGATATGGCTGATCAGGAACTATTTAAGCAAGCGATCAGCAGGAAGTATGGCGAACCATATAGTGGTCAGTTCTGTTATCATGATGGGAACTATCTGTGTGTTTCTGCTCCTGTTATCTCCAGACATCGTGCTGAAGCGATTGGTGTAATTATCAATATGCATTCTTTTGCAGTTTTAAATGAAATTACCGCGGGTTCTGTTAAACAGGGAAAAACGGGTGAAGTATATCTGGTTAATAGAGATAAGATAATGCTTACCGAATCGAGGTTTATAAAGAATGCTCCCTTCAGGCAGCTTGTGGATACGGAACCGGTTCGGAGGGTTATTGAGGGTAAAGAAATAGTTGCTCTGTATAAAGACTACCGGGGAGTACCTGTCATTGGCGCCTCGATAAATATGCCTGAATATGGCTGGATACTCATAGCAGAGATGGATAAAGCAGAGGTATTTGCGCTCTTAAAAACGCTGGGTATTGTTGCATGTGTTTTAGGAGGAACTTGTGCTATTGCAGTTATTGGTGCAGGAGTTTTCTTTGTTGTTTCAACATCCAGACCGATCCTGGATTTAACGAATGCAACAAAGAGATTTGCAGGTGGAGAGTTGGATTATCGGGTAAAAATAGCTCATGAGGATGAGATTGGCGACCTTGCCAAGAGTTTTAATGCTATGGCTGAGGAGCTTCAGAGGGAAATTAGTGAGCACAAACGGATGACTATTGAATTGCAAAAAAGTGAAGCCAGCCTGATCAATGCGCAACGAATTTCCAGCCTGGGGAATTGGGAATGGAGTAAAGAAAAGGATGAGATATATTGGTCTGATGGAGTCTATCGCATTTTTGGTTTAGTTCCACAAACAGACATTTTAACCTATGGGATGCTTCTGAATTATGTCCATCCCGATGACAGAGAATTTGTAAAAGAATCTGTTCACAGGGCATTGTATGAGAAAAGGCCTTACCGTATTGACCACCGGATCGTTTTGTCAGATGGTTCGGTACGAATTGTCCATGAAGAAGCTGAGATCATTTTTAATGATACCGGAGAGGCGATTCAAATGAAAGGAACGATCCAGGATATCACCGAACGTAAGCAGATAGAAGAAGAACTGAAGATGCTGAACGAATCTCTGGAACAACGGGTAGTGGAAAGAACAGCAGCGCTGGCAAAGGCAAATGAAGAATTACGGGCTGAAATTGTGAGACGCAAAGGAGCAGAGGAACAATTACATGATCTCTCCCAGAGATTGAAGTATCACGTTGAGAATTCTCCATTAGCAGTAATTGAGTGGGATCGTGAGTACAGAATTACCTATTGGACGGAAGAAGCACAACGAGTCTTTGGCTGGAGTAGTGAAGAGATACTCGGCAAGCGCATTGATGAGTTGCGTTGGGTTTATGAGGAGGACTGGGGTAAACTCTATCAGCTCATGGGTGATATGCTGAACGGCACACGCCCGCGTAATATCAATAAAAACCGCAATTATCGTAAGGATGGTTCTGTTATCTATTGCGAATGGTATAACTCTGCATTACTGGATTCATCCGGCAAGCTCGTATCTGTTCTATCATTGGTCCTCGATGTTACTGACCAAAAGAATGCAGAGGCAGCATTGCAACAATCTGAAGAACAATATCGGCTCTTGTTTGAAAACAATCCGAGCCCTATGTGGGTTTTTGATCAGGAAACGCTCGCTTTTCTGGCGGTGAATGATGCTGCAATTCATCATTATGGTTACTCCCGTGAAGAATTTCTTCGTATGACTATTAAAGATATTCGTCCACCGGAATGTATCCCCAGGCTCTCTCATTATCTTGCCAACACTCCTTCAGGATTCGGCCCGATAGGCGAGTGGAAGCATCGTAAGAAAGATGGAACATTGATTGATGTTGAAATTACAAGAAATACCGTGTTATTCAGAGGGAAAAAGGGTGTGCTTGTTCTGATACATGATATTACTGATCGTAAGCGAATGGAGGAAAACCTGAGGGACCTGACTGAATCTTTAGAGCAACGGGTAAAAGAGAGAACATCTGAACTCGTAAAGGTAAATGAAGAGTTACAAGGGGAAATCAGAGAACGCAAGCTGACAGAGGAAGCGTTGCGTATAAGCGAAAGTAAGCATCGCTTGCTCCTGGAAAACCTGCCGCAAAGGATATTTTATAAAGATAAAGATCTCGTATACGTCTCTTGTAATGAGAATTTAGCCAGGGATTTACATATCAGACCAGAAGAAATTTACGGGAAGACCGATT is a window from the Candidatus Jettenia sp. genome containing:
- a CDS encoding PAS domain S-box protein, producing MSLFRSIKIKLIIFSLCISLIPIAIITTLYYFKAKGTLKYQILEELKIIAESKSLHISSFMETNKVRISDFSTDGCIREKLELIVHGKEAFRQETVTRLNKYLIKNKLPVYRHYLTAIVLVDKYGKVVSSTSEELIGMDMADQELFKQAISRKYGEPYSGQFCYHDGNYLCVSAPVISRHRAEAIGVIINMHSFAVLNEITAGSVKQGKTGEVYLVNRDKIMLTESRFIKNAPFRQLVDTEPVRRVIEGKEIVALYKDYRGVPVIGASINMPEYGWILIAEMDKAEVFALLKTLGIVACVLGGTCAIAVIGAGVFFVVSTSRPILDLTNATKRFAGGELDYRVKIAHEDEIGDLAKSFNAMAEELQREISEHKRMTIELQKSEASLINAQRISSLGNWEWSKEKDEIYWSDGVYRIFGLVPQTDILTYGMLLNYVHPDDREFVKESVHRALYEKRPYRIDHRIVLSDGSVRIVHEEAEIIFNDTGEAIQMKGTIQDITERKQIEEELKMLNESLEQRVVERTAALAKANEELRAEIVRRKGAEEQLHDLSQRLKYHVENSPLAVIEWDREYRITYWTEEAQRVFGWSSEEILGKRIDELRWVYEEDWGKLYQLMGDMLNGTRPRNINKNRNYRKDGSVIYCEWYNSALLDSSGKLVSVLSLVLDVTDQKNAEAALQQSEEQYRLLFENNPSPMWVFDQETLAFLAVNDAAIHHYGYSREEFLRMTIKDIRPPECIPRLSHYLANTPSGFGPIGEWKHRKKDGTLIDVEITRNTVLFRGKKGVLVLIHDITDRKRMEENLRDLTESLEQRVKERTSELVKVNEELQGEIRERKLTEEALRISESKHRLLLENLPQRIFYKDKDLVYVSCNENLARDLHIRPEEIYGKTDYDLYPKNLADTYRAYDNRIMKSGKTEGREEKYFKDGREFIIHMVRTPIKDEGNKTIGILGTFLDITEKVALERESILNRQLASLGELAASIGHEINNPITGVINCAQILFNKGKEGSKERDIANRIIKEGNRIAKIVHSLLFFAGPGDVHEEKSKICLHEIVSDVLILINAQLRKEGIKVKLDITPKLPEIIAHPQQIQQVFLNIISNARYALNQKYPKAHDSKILEILGEEITMDDLPWVKITFYDHGTGIPARIKERITEPFFTTKPRGIGTGLGLGISQGIINNHGGRLTIDTLEGEFTKVAIILPVKS